GGACGAGTTCCCCGGGCACGAACCCGGCCACCGGCTCGTTCGCCACGCCGACCACCGCCACCCGGCCACCGGTCCCCGCGAGCTGGACACTCCTCAGGAAGGCGCGCGGAGAGCCGGAGGCCTCGATGACGAGCGAGTAGGCCCCATCCCGCGCCTCGTCGGGCCGCAGCGTGCGCCGGGCCCCGCAGGCCCTGGCCAGCTTCAGCCCCGCCTCGTCGATGCCAATCGCATCCACGCTCCGGGCCATCCGCGCGGCCAGTTGCACGGCGAGCAGCCCCATCGTCCCCGTCCCCACCACCGCGACCTCATCTTCCAGCCCGCAGCGAACCTTGTCGAAGCCCCCCACCACGGTGACCGCCGGCTCGATGAACGCGGCGCTCAGGTCATCCAGGGCCTCCGGCAACACGGTGAGCGAGCGCATGGGCATGCGGATGTACTCGGCCGCGGCGCCCTGCAGCCCGTAGAGGCCCACCTCCACCAGCCGCTCGCAGTGGGGCCGCTGGCCGCGCTGGCACATCCGGCACAGCCCGCAGGGCACCATGGTCTGGCCCACCACCCGGTCGCCCACTGAAATCCCCTCCACGTCCTCGCCCACGGCGACCACCTGGCCGCACCACTCGTGGCCGAACACCAGCGGAAGCCGGGCCCGGCCATCCTTGAGGTACGAGGCGGTGCCGTGCAGCAGCTCCAGATCGGTGCCGCACAGCCCCACATACGAGGGACGGATGAGCACCTCTTCCGGCCGGGGCTCCGGGATGGGAATCCGCGTGAGCTCGACACGCCCCGGCGCAGTGATGGCCACCGCGTTCATCAGGCCGCCAGGCCAGGTTCTCGGTTGAATCGCACTCATGCCACGGGTCTCCTCATGGGTAGGGATTGAGTGATGGCGTGGGGCATCACGGCGAGCCAGAGCAGCTCCAATCCGTCGCGCCCACTGGTGATGCGGGCATCCGTCCCGGCGGGCAGGAGCACCAGGTCTCCCGCCCCGAGCGGACGCTCCGCGGGATCCGAGTCCGAAGCCAGGAGACTCCCCGTGCCAGCAATGACGAACCAGGCGCTCTCGGTGCCCTCACTGCCTCGGAGCGCGAACTCGGTGCCCGGAGCCAGGCGCACGTAATCCAAGGCCTCGCACTCCGAATGCAACATCCCGCGCCGGGCCAGACAGCGCCAATGGATCTCCTCGCCCCGCTCGCGCGTGCGAGAAGTCTTCTCGATGGTGGAGAGGATCATCGCGCTCCACCTCCCGGCACCTCGAGGATCGCCTGGAAGTACTCCAGCCCGTTCGATCCGGCGGTGACGGTCATCCCGGTGCCCAGGGGCAGCGTGACGGAGACGCCATACTTCAAGGGGACGGTCGCCTCTCCCGAAGCGCTCTCTCCGGAGCCCCGGAGCGTGAACAGGGTGTGCTCCACGCCCTCCGCTGACAGCTCCTCCCGCTGCCCGGGCTCCAGCTTCACCAGACGGATGCGGCGCAGCGGTCCGGTGAAAACGGAACGTGGATCCACTTCAGGGGTCTGTCTCAAGTTGAGAACCACGGCGTTCGTCACGTCACTTCCTCCAGAAGGGGTTGGGGGGGTGTGGGCCGAGCCGCGCAACACCGCCGCGGTGGCCGGGCTCAACAGCTCGACCACGAGCCAGCCCAGGCCCTCGTCTCCGACGTTGCGCAGGCCATGCTTCGTCCCGAGGCCCGTCAGGATGAGGTTGCCCGGGCCCACCGGGTACGGCTTGCCATCGAGCGTCATCTCTCCGCGGCCCGAGAGGATGAAGTAGAGCTCCTCGGTGCGCGTGTGCACGTGCTCCCCGCTGATTCCACCCGGGGGGATCCACGCCCACTCGATCGCCTCCCACGCGCCGAACAACCCGGCCCGCCGCGCCAGACACTTCCACTGGGAGAGCCCCGTGGTGCCGTGCACGCCGTACACCACCGAGGGCTCCTCCAGATCTCCGACGATCAGCCCCTCACGCATGAGCGGCCTCCACCAGTGACTCGGGGCCAGCATCCAGCTCGCGCAGGGTGGCGAGCGCCGCGCGCAGCTCGGACGGCTGCACGTCATTGACGAAGCACGCCGAGCCGATGCCCATGGCCAGCGGCAGCCGCTGGAGCCCGTCACGGTGACGGACCGTGTCGGCCAGGGCCTCCTCCAGCACCGCCGGCTCGCAGAGCCGGTGATACACGGGCAGCTCCAGCTTGCGCATGAGCGCGAAGATGCGGTCACGCTCCTCCACGGAGATCAGCCCGCGCCGCACGGAGAGGAGCGTGGTCAGCGCCATGTCGATGTTCACAGCCTCGCCGTGCAGCAGCTCCGGCAGGGCCAGCATCTCGACCGTGGGGCTGAACGTATGGCCGTAGTCGACCACCCGCTCCAGCTTGTGCTCCCACAGGTTGAACTCCAGCTCCTCGATCATCCCCGTGATGGCCCGCTCGATGACCCGCGCCGCGGCCTGGTCGCTCTCGGGCGTCATCCCCTGCAACCGCTCGTCGATGAGCGTGGTGCCGTGGCGCTCGAGCAGCTCGAACAGGGTGCGATCCTTGATCAGGGCGATCTTGAGGATCTCCGCGAGGCCGTTGACGATGTGCCGGGTGTCCAGCGTGCGCAGGAAGGAGCGATCCAGCAGCGTGTCCTTCGCGGGGAAGTACGTCCCGAGCCGGTTCTTGTGCGCGGCATGGTTGACCCCCGTCTTCGCACCTACCCCGGCATCCACGAGGCCAATGAGCGTGGTGGGCACGCGCACGTACGGCGTGCTGCGGCGGTAGAGACTCGCGGCGAGCCCGACGATGTCCATGAGCACCCCGCCGCCGATGGCGATGATGGGCTCGTGGCGACGCGCGATGCCGAACGCATTGATGGCCTCCACCACGGTGAAGACGGCATCCATCGTCTTGAGCGTCTCGGAGATGGGCAGCGCGAGGAGCTGGTACTTCACCCCATGGTGCTGGAGGTAGTGGCGGAGTTGCACGCCATAGAGGCGGTCCACGGTGGCATCGATCACGATGAGTCTGCGGATGGTGTCGGACCGCCGGGTCGCGCCCGCCTCCAGCAGCGCCCGGTTGTCCGGGTCGAGCAGGCCGTCCACCATCCGCACCTGATAGTGGACAGGCAGGGCCGTGCTGACGATCCAGTTGCGTGACATGTCTCGATTCAAGATCCGACTCCCATTGCTGTTTTTTTGTTTTCCTGGTGGAGGGCGAAGGCCGCGGATGTGATGTCAGCCGTTGCGCGCCGAGAGGATGAAGCGAGAGGCCTGCTCGCCAATCAGGATGGAGGGGGCATTGGTGGGGCCGGAGGTGATCTCCGGCATGATCGACGCGTCCGCCACGCGCAGTCCCTCGAGGCCATGGACGTGCAACCGAGGGTCCACCACCGAGCGCTCGTCCACGCCCATGCGGCAGGTGCTGGTGGGGTGGAAGAAGCAGGTGGTCGCCTTGCGGATCCACTCCACCATCCCGGCGCGGCCGAGCGGTCCAGGCATGAGCTCTCGCTTGCGGAAGCGGTCGAAGGCGCGCGAAGCACCCAGCTCCCGGGACAGCTCGACGGCGGCCCACAGCGCCTCGACGTCCGCCTCGTGGCCCAGGTAGTTCATGTCGAGCACTGGCGGAGCGGAGGGGTCGGCGGAGGCCAGCCACATGCGGCCCCGGGAGGCGGGACGGACCAGGCCGGGGATGATGGAGTAGCCGTTGTCGGGCAGGGGGCCCAGCTCGGGGGTGACGACGGGGAACTCGTGGAGGATGGGTTGGATGTCCGGGCGGGAGAGCCCCGGCTGGGAACGCCACCACAGGGTCGCCTCGGCGCCGTTGCCCCGAGGCGGTGGCAAGGGAACGCGGCTCTCGTAATTGATGCCCGCCACCAGGATGTGGTCCTGCAGTTCCTGGCCCACGCCCGGCAGGTCATGCACCACGGGGATGCCCAGGGCGCGGAGCTCGTCCGCCGGCCCCACCCCGGACTGCATCAGCATCTTGGGAGAGTTGATGGCACCCGCCGACAGCACCACCTCGCGCGAGGCGCGCACCCGGCGCACCTGGCCTCCATGACGGAACTCCACGCCCGTGCACCGGCGGCCCTCGAAGATCAGCCGTGTCACCTCGGCGTGGGTGAGCACCGTCAGGTTGGGCCGGCTCATGGCCGGGAAGAGCAGGGCCCGGGCCACGTTGAAGCGCTCGCCATCGACGACGCTCAAGTCGAAGAAGCCCGCCCCCTCCATCCGCGCGCCGTTGTAGTCGCGGGTCGTCGGGAGCCCCGCCTCCTGGGCAGCCTCGATGAAGGCGCGGGCGAGCGGATGCGGATCGACCGCGCGGGAGATGCGCAGCGGGCCGCCCACGCCCCGGTACTCGTCCTCGCCACCGGAGTAGTCCTCCAGGTCCTTGAAGACACGGCGGACCGTCTCGTCATCCCAGCCGGGATTGCCCTGGGAGGCCCAGCCGTCGAAGTCCAGGCGGTGGCCCCGCACCCAGACACTGGCGTTGTTGCTGGCACAGCCCCCCAGCATCTTGCCGCGGGGACAGGGGACGACCCGGTTCGCGGCGTGTTTCTGGGGCACCGTCTGGTAGCGCCAGTCCAGCTCGGTGCCGAGCAGGTGCCGCCACCGCGATGGGATGAACACGTCTGGATGGGTTCCGGGGCCTCCGGCCTCGAGCACCAGCACCTGATTCGCCGGGTCCTCGGACAGCCGGGCGGCCAGCACACAGCCAGCCGAGCCCGCGCCAATGACGATGAAGTCATGGGCTTCACGAGGCTGCTCGCGCAACCGACGCTGGTTCTCACAGGCAGCCAAGGCTTCGTCGGCCAGTACCGCCGCCCGCTCATCCGTGATGCCTGCCTTCAAGGCGGCGCGAAGAAAGCCCTCCCGGTCCAGCTCGCCGCTGCGCACCCGATGAACGAGCAGCCCGAGGCCGCCCTTGCCGTCATGCTCCATGGTCTCTCCCGCGAGGAATGGGTCCCTCTCAGGAGGAGTGCGCGACTGGCCGTTGTGAACGGTGAGCCGCGCCGAGAGAGACATCACATGCGTCACGTCTCCGCTCCAACCCTCAATCCAGAAAAGGAATCAGCACAGGAGCGGACGGATGCAATCAGCGATGGAGGCATGGAACGAAATCGCGGCGGGCGACGAGCAGGTCAGGGACATCCCCGAGCCGTGCACGGTGATCCTCTTCGGAGCATCCGGAGATCTGGCGGGACGCAAGCTCATCCCCTCGCTCTTCCGGCTCTTCCAGGAGGGACACCTGCCCGTGGAGTTCACCGTCGTCGGAGTCTCGCTGTCCCCGATGGGACACGAGGAGTTCCGCGCACGGATGCGGATCGCGGTCGCGCGGGCGCTCGGAGCCGACCGGGTGGACGAGGCGGCGTGGAACCTGTTCGCCCGGGGGCTGTACTACATGACGTTGGATGTCTCCTCCGCCCAGGACCATGCGCGGCTGGGCGAGTTGCTCGACCAGGTGGAAGCGGAGCGGCGGACGCGGAACAACCGCCTCTTCTATCTCGCGGTGTCGCCCACGCTCTTCGGCGAGGTGGTGGAGCGGCTGGGAGAGTCGGGACTGTCCAGGCCCCACGCGAGCGGCTGGTCCCGCATCGTCGTCGAGAAGCCCTTCGGCACGGACCTCTCCAGCGCGAGGCGGCTCAACACCCGGCTGCACCGGTACTTCGACGAGGAGCGCATCTACCGGATGGATCACTACCTCGGGAAGGAGATGGTGCAGAACCTGCTGGTGCTCCGGTTCGCCAACGGCATCTTCGAGCCCCTCTGGAGCCGTCAATACATCGACCATGTCCAGGTGACGTGCGCCGAGCCGTTGGGCGTCGAGGGGCGGGGCGGATACTACGAGCACGCGGGCGTGGTGCGGGACATGATCCAGAACCATGCCTTCCAGGTGCTCTCCCTCATCGCCATGGAGCCTCCCGCGAGCCTCGAGCCCGAAGCGGTGCGCGACGCGAAGGTCCGGGTGTTGGAGACGGCGCGGCCCTTCACCCCCGAGCGCATCCGCGCCGAGTGCGTGCGCGGGCAATACGGACCGGGCCTCATCGCTGGCGCTCCCGTGTGTGGATACCGCCAGGAACCCGGCGTCTCTCCCACCTCCGGCGTGGAAACCTACGCGATGCTCACCCTGCGCTTCGACAGCCCGCGCTGGGCCGGCGTGCCCTTCTACGTGCGCTCCGGCAAGCGGCTGAAGGAGCGCGCCACCGAGGTGGTGGTGCAGTTCAAGGAGGGCCACGGCAACCTCTTCGGCACGGAGCAGCGCGAGCCGCTGTCCGCCAATCAGTTGCTCATCCGGATCCAACCGCACGAGAGCGTCACCCTGCGCGTGGCGATGAAGGCTCCCGGGCGAGAGGCGCGCGTGCGTGACATGGACATGAGCTACGTCTACGCCTCCACCCAGGAGGGGCCGCCGCCCGAGGCCTATGAGCGGCTGCTGCTGGACAGCATGCTGGGGGTCTCCACGCTCTACACGCGGGAGGACATGGTCGAGCGGGCCTGGGAGCTGGTCATGCCCGTGCTGGACGCATGGACCACGGAGGGCGCCGAGCCGAACTACGCCGCGGGGAGCTGGGGCCCGGAGGAGGCCAGGCGCCTGCTCGAGAGCCATGGGCGCGCCTGGCACGGGCGGTGATGCGATCCCGAGGGGGGTGAATCACATCTTCAGCATCCGTACTCAGCCCCTCCAACATTGGAGGTACACACCATGCGAAAGAGTTGGAGTGGGCTGGCGATCGCCTGTGCCCTGGCCCTGGCCCTCTGGGGAGTGCTCGCGGGAGCAAAGGAAGACAGACACGGAGGGAGTGGCGGCTCCAAGCATGAGCACGCGCAACTCCTGAAGAGCTTCCCGGCCATGAACGACCCCAGCGTCCGCGCCATCACGGAGTTGGTGGAGTTCCGGGGGGCGACCTTCTTCGGCCGAAGTCCCGATGCCGGGGGGCCCTCCCTCTGGCGGAGCAATGGCACCACGCAGGGTACCGTGCTCGTCAAACAGTTCCCCGCGGTGGCCGGCGCCAGCATCAGCGAGTTGACCGTCGCGGGCGGCCGTCTCTTCTTCGTCGCGGATGACGGAGAGCACGGCGCCGAGCCGTGGATCAGCGATGGCACTTCCCAGGGCACGCGCATGCTCGAGGATCTCACCCCGGGACCCGGCTCCTCGTCCCTGGAAGAGCTGGTCGCCGTCCGGAACACCCTGTTCTTCTTGCGGACGTACCCGGGGACCCCGATCCATCAAGAATTGTGGAAGAGCGATGGCACCGGAGCCGGGACCGTGCGCGTCAAGGATCTGGGCACGGTGGCCAGCGGGGAGATCGCCATCGGGCTGACCGCCTCCGGGAACACGCTCTACTTCAGTGGATTGGATCCGGAACACGGCCGCGAGCCCTGGAAGAGCGATGGCACCGAAGCCGGAACCACGATCATCAAGGACATCAATCCGGGCCCTCCCAGCTCGTTCCCCAACTTCCCCGTCTTCATCGAGGAAGGAGTGGACTACTTCGCCGCCACGGATTCCGTCCACGGACGAGAACTGTGGAGGTCGGATTCGACGGAGAGCGGCACGGTGCTCGTGGAGGACATCGTCCCCGGACCCGAGGGTTCCCGGCCACGGCCCTTCACCGTCTTCAAGGGTCGGCTCTACTTCACCTCGAGCGAATCGCCCGATGGGGCCGTGAGGCTGCGCAAGCTCGAGCCAGGCAGTTCCCAGTCGGAGCACATCACCGACATCCCCAACCCCTTCGGTCCCGGAGCGCCCCCGCCACAGGAGCCCCTCGTCGTCAACGCCGCGGAGACAGACGGCCAGCTCTTCATGACCGTCTACTTCCCAGGCCTCACGAGCCCCACCCCTCGGGACGTCCAGCTCTGGCGCACCAACGGCACCCCGAGCGGGACGCGGCTGCTCCACAAGCCGTTGTTCATCTCGGACCGCTACCGGCCGCCCAACCTCATCCCCATGGGCGACCGCGTCATCTTCACCGGCTCCAGCCCGGAGGCGGGCAATGAGCCGTGGGTGACCGACGGCTCCGTGCGAGGCACGCGTGTGCTGAGGGATCTGCTGCCCGGGTCCAACAGCTCGGCCCCCCTGGTCCTGACGCGCTCGGCCGGGGAGCTGTTCTTCGTGGCCCAGGGCGCCGACCGCGGCGAACAGCTCTGGAAGCTCCCGCGCCACAAGTATCACCAGGCTCGCCGGGGCACACGCTGAACCCTCGCGCCCCGCGCCACCCGAGCTGAAGACAAACACGAACGAGGCGGGCCCCATGAGGCCCGCCAGGAGATACGGCACATGATGGAGCAGGAGTATCGAACCGCGCTCATCGCGGGAGCGCCGAGCCAGCTCGCACGCGAACTGGCGCTCTGGCTCGGCGAGAGGGGCATGCGCGTCTACGTCTCGGCGCACGAACCGGAGGAGCTGGAGCCCTACCTCGCGCGGGCCCGGGGCTCCGGCTCCCTGCTCATCCCGGTGGAGCTGGACACCACCCGGGTGGAGACCGCACGAGAGCGCATCCTCGCCATCGACGAGGAGTGTGGAGGGCTGGATCTAGTGGTCGCCGCGGGCATGTACGAGGAGACGAGCGCCTGGAACTTCTCCTGGGAGAAAGCGCACCACCTCATCCAGCACAACGTCACGGGCACGGTGGCGCTCCTGACGGCGGTGCTGCCACGCATGTTGAAGCGTGGCCGCGGGCACCTGGTGGGCATCTCCAGCCTCGCCGCGTACCGGGGCCTGGCGGGGCGCTCGGCCTACTCGGGCTCCAAGGCGTTCATCTCCAACTTCATGGAGAGCCTTCGCGCGGAGCTGTGGAACACCCCCCTGCGCATCACCTGCGTCTACCCCGGCCACCTGCGCAACCACCACGCGGTGCGAGCCCATCCCGAGCCCTTCGCCCTGGATGAGAAGGACGCGGCGGCGCGCATGGGTCGCGCCATCCTCCAGGGCAGGGCCCGGTGCGCCATGCCCTGGCAGGCCGCCCTCTTCATGCGCTCGATGCAGGTGCTTCCCGGGGCGCTCTTCGACAGGCTCGCCCGCCACCTGCGCTGAGACGCCGTACCGTCACACCTCCGCTCGGACGCCTCTATCTGTTCATCAACCGGAACGGCCCACTCCACCACCGCCTGGGAAGGAAGCCTCCATGAACACAGACACCAAGGGTCCACGCATCACCGCGCGCTCATTCTTCCGAGAGATGCGCACGTACGGCTACAGCCCCAACCAGATCATCCGGATCATCAACGAGCTGCTCGATCTCGTCACCCACTGCGTCCAGGAGGGGCAGCGACCCAACACCCTCGTGGATGCCGCGATGAATGAGCGGATCCTCACGCGGAACGCACGCTGAAGACAGCTCATTCCCCCGCGTCATCACAACAAAAAACCACCGCACTCCATCCACATATCACCGCCAAGGCGTGGAGAGGGATTTCGCCTCGAAGCCCCTTCCTTCTCACAGAACGAACCCGCCATGAAAAACAACATGTCCACCCGCGATCTTCATCCCACGTTCCTCGGCCTCAGCTCGGCGTTCCCGAAGAACGCCTATCTCCAGAAGGATCTCTACGAGACGTTCGGCAAGCAGATGTACGGGGACATCGCCGCGCTCGAGCGCATCATCCGCCGTGTCCGCGTGAAGCGCCGCTACCTGGCCCTGGACCCGAACGAGGTGCTGAGGCGCAAGGTCGGGCTCGGCGAGCGCATGGCCATCTTCGAGCGGGAAGTGCTGGAGGTGGGCGGCCGCTCACTGGAGGCGGTGCTGCACAAGGTGGATCGTGAGACCCTTGGCAGCTTCGTCATGGCCAGCAGCACCGGCTACATCGCGCCCACGCCGGACCTGCTCCTGGCGAGGAATCATCACCTGCCCTCCCGGCTGCGACGAACCTTCGTGGGCAACATGGCCTGCAACGGAGGGATGAACGCGCTCAACGTCGCCCTGGACAGCCTCCTGGCCCGCCCGAACGAGCGCGTGCTCCTCAACTGCACCGAGTTCAGCTCGCTCCACGTCCGCCCCGAGGAGTCGAGCCGCGAGCAGGTCGTCGTCCACGCGCTCTTCGCCGATGCCAGTGCCTCCACGGTGATGAGCATGGAGCCGCCGGGCGTGGGACCCCAGGTGCTGGACTTCACCTCCACGCACCTCTACGACGCGGTCGACCTGATGACGTGGCGACTGGTGGACGAGGGCTTCCGGATGACGCTCTCGCCCGAAGTGCCCGGCCTCATCGGCGAGCACATCGACTCGCTCATCGGAACCCTCACCGCGAGGGCTGGGCTGAGCACCGGTGACATCAAGCACTGGGCCATCCACCCGGGTGGGCCGAAGATCGTGGAGGTCATCGGCCAGAAGTACGGGCTGAGCGACTCCCAGCTCCGCTCCACCTGGCACATCCTCGAGGAGTACGGCAACTGCTCCTCGGCCACCGTCTACCTCGTCCTGGAGGACATGATCGCCCAGGACAAGCCCCAGCCGGGTGAGTACGGCGTGATGCTCGCCTTCGGCCCCGGGCTGACGATGGAAGGGGCGCTGCTGCGCTTCTGAGCGCATGGACCTCGGAAATGGGCTGGCCCCTCCAGATCGCCAACACCTGCTCAAGGCGCTCGGCGGACAAAAACAGGTGCTGCTGGAAGGGGAGCCTTGACCTCCCACTCCAGCGAGGCGTGTGAGTGGGGGACATCCTCCTGCATCAGCAGAGCCAGTGGGCAAGCGTTGGAGTGTTGGTCCACGCCACGACTGTCTGCTATCGCCTTTGTCAGGCAGCGCCTCCGCGCGCTTGCCCTGCGCGAGCAGCACCTCACCGATGCCGCTCAGGGGATTGATGAGCTGATAGGGCACCTGCTCCCGAGCCGCCTCCGCGAGCCGCAGGGCCCGCTGGTAGTGCTCCAACGCCTCGCCCGGACGGCCCAGGGCCAGGAGGACCCCCGCCACATCCACCAGGCTGGCGGCCACGTCCGTGTGCTCGGGACCGAAGACCTGGCGGCGGATGTCCAGGGCGCGCTCGTGGGCGGACAGACACCGCGCGTGGTCGCGCAGGTGGCAATAGCTCGCGCCCAGGGTGGAATAGTAGACCTTCTGGCGCAACGCCACCACCTGGCGGAAGTTCTCCAGAGCGTCGGCCGTCTTGTCCTCGCGCATGAAGATGGCGCCCAGGGCGTTGGTGACGAAGGCCTCGATGCGCGCGTCCCCGCCCATGCGCTCCAGGACGGCGCGGGTGTGCTCGGCCCACTCCCGGCCCTGCTCGAAGTGCGCCTGGAGCATCGCCGAGCGCACCAGCCGGGCCGAGGCCGAGGCGATCACCTCGTCGTGGCGGCCCGCCTCCGCGGCCCACACCGCCTGACGGAGCGAGGCCTCCGAGTCCTCCAGGTTCCCGAACTTCTCCTCCAGGGCGCCGCGCAACTCGAGCACCTCGGCCTGCAGGGGGCGGTAGCGCAGCGCCAGGGCGTCGTCGGCGAGCGTCCGGGTGCGCTCCAGGGCCGGCTTGAACTGGCCGCTGTCGAAGAGGGCCCGGGCATCGGCGAGCCGTGCCCGAAGCCGCTCCACCTTGTGCTGGGTGGCCGCGTCATCCGGCGGCCGGACGGTAGCGCGCAACACCTGCACGTTGGCGCAACTGCTGAGGGTTGGCAGTACATGAGCCGCCTTGGCCGCCTGATCCACCAAGGAGGCATCCGCATGGGCGTAGACGTCGGTGAGGGCGCGCAGCGATTGCAGCCGCCGCTCCAGACAGTCCATACGAAGGGAGAGCACCTCATCGGACTGCGCACCGCGCACGCGCGTGGCCTCGCACGCCTCGACATGCATGGCCGTCCAGTCGCGCGCATAGGTGTCCAACACTCCAGAGGTGCGGGCCCAGGACTCGTCCGCATTGGGATTGCCGGTAGTCTGGAAAGCCTGACCGAGAGCCTCCTTGCGAACGTCATCCCACAGCCCCGCCAGACGCCGGGCACCGCCACGACACAGGGGGTCGGTGGGCAGGGGGCGAAGCAGAGACGGCAACACGACCAGCAAGGTCAACATCACCACCATGGCGCCGGTGCGCAGCCAGACCCAATGCTTCTGGGGAGAGTCCTCCAGCGCCGCGATCAGCTCCGACATGGAGGCCGGACGCTGCTGGGGAGCGGCCTTCAACCCCCACAAGACGGTGCGAGTCACCCACTCTGGCACATTGGATTGAGCAGGAGGCGGATTGATCTGGCCATCGAGCTGGGCGCGGGTGAGTTCAGCGATGTTGGTGGCGCTGAAGGGCAACTGCCCGTAGAGAGCCTGGTAAAGGGCCACGCAGAAAGAGAACACATCGCTCCGGGAGTCGGCGGCTTTGCCCAACAGCTGTTCGGGAGCCATGTACGCGGGAGTGCCCATCAGCGTGCCCGGCACGGTGAGCCCACTGGCCCAGACAGCCGCCGAGGTGGAGGCTGGAGCCGCGTGCACCTGGTCGAGTGAAGACTCCGCTCGTGCCAGCCCAAAGTCCGTCACCCGCACTCGCCCATCCTTTCCCACCAGGACGTTGTGAGGCTTGAAGTCGCGGTGGACGATGCCCGACGCGTGTGCCGCAGCCAGCCCCCGACCGGCGGCCAGATAGGCCATCAGGACCTCGCGCCACGTGCGAGGCTGCTGTTCACACCATTGCCGCAGCGTCTGCCCCTCCACCATCTCCATCGCGATGAAGAGTGAACCTTCCGGAAGGTTGACCGCGTCGTAGATGGCCACCACGTTGGGGTGGTTGAGCCGAGCCATGGCCTGGGCCTCACGCACCATGCGGGCCTCGAGCTGGGGCACGCTGGGCACCGATCCGTGACGCAA
Above is a window of Cystobacter fuscus DNA encoding:
- a CDS encoding SDR family NAD(P)-dependent oxidoreductase, producing MMEQEYRTALIAGAPSQLARELALWLGERGMRVYVSAHEPEELEPYLARARGSGSLLIPVELDTTRVETARERILAIDEECGGLDLVVAAGMYEETSAWNFSWEKAHHLIQHNVTGTVALLTAVLPRMLKRGRGHLVGISSLAAYRGLAGRSAYSGSKAFISNFMESLRAELWNTPLRITCVYPGHLRNHHAVRAHPEPFALDEKDAAARMGRAILQGRARCAMPWQAALFMRSMQVLPGALFDRLARHLR
- a CDS encoding type III polyketide synthase, which produces MSTRDLHPTFLGLSSAFPKNAYLQKDLYETFGKQMYGDIAALERIIRRVRVKRRYLALDPNEVLRRKVGLGERMAIFEREVLEVGGRSLEAVLHKVDRETLGSFVMASSTGYIAPTPDLLLARNHHLPSRLRRTFVGNMACNGGMNALNVALDSLLARPNERVLLNCTEFSSLHVRPEESSREQVVVHALFADASASTVMSMEPPGVGPQVLDFTSTHLYDAVDLMTWRLVDEGFRMTLSPEVPGLIGEHIDSLIGTLTARAGLSTGDIKHWAIHPGGPKIVEVIGQKYGLSDSQLRSTWHILEEYGNCSSATVYLVLEDMIAQDKPQPGEYGVMLAFGPGLTMEGALLRF